One segment of Tamlana crocina DNA contains the following:
- the ybeY gene encoding rRNA maturation RNase YbeY: MINFNYETDFKLDSEQAISDWVVSAILNEKYKLEEINYVFCDDDYLYKLNIEYLNHDTLTDIISFDYSVGKTIAGDIFISVERVKDNANEFNVAFEEELKRVIIHGVLHYCGYKDKTDYEARLMRDKENYYLSRFKKN; this comes from the coding sequence ATGATTAATTTCAATTACGAAACGGACTTTAAATTAGATTCAGAACAAGCCATTTCAGATTGGGTTGTGAGTGCTATTTTAAACGAAAAATACAAACTTGAAGAAATCAATTATGTGTTTTGTGATGATGACTATTTGTATAAATTGAATATTGAATATCTTAACCATGATACCTTGACTGATATTATTAGTTTTGATTATTCGGTTGGGAAGACCATTGCAGGAGATATATTCATTTCTGTAGAACGGGTTAAGGATAATGCTAACGAGTTTAATGTGGCTTTTGAAGAGGAGTTAAAACGGGTTATTATTCACGGTGTGCTCCATTATTGTGGTTATAAAGATAAGACAGATTATGAGGCCAGATTGATGCGGGATAAGGAGAATTACTATCTGTCAAGGTTTAAAAAGAATTAA
- a CDS encoding class I SAM-dependent methyltransferase: protein MKNNQKLYLNLKDHSVSGEDFQLLENEKFGFLETYPKPSIEKLPEYYESEDYISHTDSKRNLFEKAYHLVRFFSLKSKLNLINRFSEGEKTLLDFGCGTGDFLQTAQKNNWKVFGIEPNEQARGIANKKTNNAVFDAGQFFKFKEHSFDVITLWHVLEHLPNLEEDLSVFKKLLKPNGTLIIAVPNYKSYDAKHYKNFWAAYDVPRHLWHFNRDSVSKLMNSFSLQVIKTKPMWFDAFYVSLLSEKYKAGKMNLICAFCIGLFSNLKALATKEVSSLIYVAKNT from the coding sequence ATAAAAAACAACCAAAAACTTTATTTAAACTTAAAAGATCATTCCGTTTCTGGAGAAGATTTTCAATTGTTAGAAAATGAAAAATTCGGGTTTTTGGAAACATACCCAAAACCGTCCATTGAAAAATTACCAGAATATTACGAAAGTGAGGATTACATTTCACATACCGATTCCAAAAGAAATCTTTTTGAAAAAGCATATCATTTAGTCCGTTTCTTTTCTTTAAAAAGTAAATTGAATTTAATCAATCGGTTTTCCGAAGGCGAAAAAACGCTTTTGGATTTTGGTTGCGGAACGGGCGATTTTTTACAAACCGCACAAAAAAACAATTGGAAAGTTTTTGGAATTGAACCTAATGAACAGGCTAGGGGCATAGCCAATAAAAAAACAAATAATGCTGTTTTTGATGCCGGCCAATTTTTTAAATTTAAGGAACATAGTTTTGATGTGATTACCCTTTGGCATGTTTTGGAACATTTGCCAAATTTGGAAGAAGACTTATCAGTTTTTAAAAAATTATTGAAACCAAACGGAACTTTAATTATTGCCGTTCCCAATTATAAAAGTTACGATGCCAAACATTATAAAAACTTTTGGGCAGCTTACGATGTGCCGAGACATTTATGGCATTTTAATCGAGATTCAGTTTCAAAATTAATGAATAGCTTTTCTTTGCAAGTTATAAAAACCAAACCTATGTGGTTTGATGCTTTTTATGTGAGCTTGCTTTCAGAAAAATATAAAGCAGGAAAAATGAATCTTATATGCGCTTTCTGTATTGGTTTGTTTTCAAATTTGAAGGCACTTGCTACAAAAGAGGTTTCTTCTTTAATTTACGTGGCAAAAAACACTTAA
- a CDS encoding OmpH family outer membrane protein yields the protein MKNTIYVLLAMLVLASCQKPNKIGFIDNGTVINDYQEKKDIETKYQAKEEKFRKRADSIGQAFQAEVQETQKEAQRASQKKQQELMAGLQQKQQQLQQQMQIENQQLTQEFQTEIDSTIVKVKEFVKDYGKKNGYTYILGTSEAAATVLYGEEQHDLTQTILDALNAGYKKEE from the coding sequence ATGAAAAACACAATTTATGTATTACTAGCGATGCTTGTTTTAGCATCTTGCCAAAAGCCAAACAAAATTGGTTTTATTGATAACGGAACAGTAATTAACGATTATCAAGAAAAAAAAGATATTGAAACTAAATATCAGGCTAAAGAAGAGAAATTCAGAAAAAGAGCGGATAGCATAGGGCAAGCTTTTCAGGCCGAAGTTCAAGAAACGCAAAAAGAAGCGCAACGTGCTTCTCAAAAAAAACAACAAGAGCTTATGGCCGGTTTGCAACAAAAGCAACAACAGTTGCAACAGCAAATGCAAATAGAGAACCAGCAATTAACTCAAGAGTTTCAAACGGAAATAGATTCTACTATCGTTAAGGTAAAAGAATTTGTTAAGGATTATGGAAAGAAAAATGGTTATACTTATATTTTAGGTACCAGTGAAGCCGCAGCTACTGTGCTTTATGGTGAAGAACAACACGATTTAACCCAAACCATTTTGGATGCCTTAAATGCTGGCTATAAAAAGGAGGAGTAA
- the gltX gene encoding glutamate--tRNA ligase produces the protein MTKNVRVRFAPSPTGPLHIGGVRTALFNYLFAKKHNGTFVLRIEDTDQTRYVEGAEQYIIDALNWCGMPFDEGPTEAIHSTSTGNYGPYRQSERKTLYKKYADMLIASGNAYYAFDTAEELDFHRKDQEAKGKTFIYNWHNRLKLKNSLSLSAEETQAKLDAGEDYVIRFKSPQDETLHLKDIIRGDIKIDTNILDDKVLFKSDGMPTYHLANIVDDHLMEITHVIRGEEWLPSLALHYQLYQAFGWEAPEFAHLPLILKPTGKGKLSKRDGDKMGFPVFPLEWTDPKTNEVSRGYKEDGYFPEAMVNFLAFLGWNPGTEQEIFSMDELIAAFDLKKVNKSGARFDPDKTKWFNHHYMQEQSDAILAEQFKPIVDENVTLSAVQGSQQDEISPAGRNDIDVEYIALVVGLIKERATFVHDFWDLSHFFFTAPTTYDEKASKKAFKEDTAEILKKVKDIILHIDDFTVTALQKDIKGWITSNDIGFGKVMMPLRLALVGALQGPDVFDIMFMIGKNETVKRIDNVIKVL, from the coding sequence ATGACCAAGAACGTTCGTGTGCGTTTTGCACCCAGCCCAACCGGACCACTACATATTGGCGGTGTTCGTACCGCACTTTTCAACTATCTATTTGCTAAAAAACACAACGGAACTTTTGTGCTTCGTATTGAAGATACCGACCAAACCCGTTACGTTGAAGGCGCAGAACAGTACATTATCGACGCCTTAAATTGGTGCGGGATGCCTTTTGACGAAGGGCCGACCGAAGCCATACATAGTACCAGTACCGGCAACTATGGCCCATACCGACAAAGCGAACGCAAAACGCTTTATAAAAAATATGCCGATATGCTTATTGCATCAGGCAACGCTTATTATGCTTTCGACACGGCTGAAGAATTGGATTTTCATAGAAAAGACCAAGAAGCCAAAGGAAAAACCTTTATTTACAATTGGCACAATCGATTAAAATTGAAAAACTCCTTATCGCTTAGCGCGGAAGAAACCCAAGCCAAACTTGATGCCGGTGAAGATTACGTGATTCGTTTTAAGAGTCCACAAGATGAGACGCTTCATCTAAAAGACATCATCCGCGGAGATATTAAAATTGATACCAATATTCTGGACGATAAAGTGTTGTTTAAAAGCGACGGCATGCCTACTTACCATTTGGCAAATATTGTAGACGACCATTTAATGGAAATTACCCACGTAATTCGTGGTGAGGAATGGTTGCCCTCATTGGCTTTGCATTATCAATTGTACCAAGCCTTTGGTTGGGAAGCTCCCGAATTTGCACATTTACCGCTTATTTTAAAACCCACCGGAAAAGGAAAATTGAGCAAGCGCGATGGCGATAAAATGGGCTTTCCGGTATTTCCGTTGGAATGGACCGACCCCAAAACCAACGAAGTTTCCAGAGGATACAAAGAAGACGGTTATTTCCCTGAAGCCATGGTTAACTTTTTAGCCTTTTTAGGTTGGAATCCCGGTACCGAACAGGAAATTTTCTCGATGGATGAATTGATTGCCGCCTTCGATTTAAAGAAAGTAAACAAATCGGGTGCTCGCTTCGACCCCGATAAAACCAAATGGTTTAACCACCATTATATGCAAGAGCAAAGTGACGCTATTTTAGCTGAACAGTTTAAGCCAATTGTGGACGAGAATGTCACCCTGAGCGCAGTCCAAGGGTCTCAACAGGATGAGATTTCTCCCGCTGGTCGAAATGACATCGATGTGGAATACATCGCATTAGTCGTTGGTTTAATAAAAGAACGTGCCACCTTTGTTCATGATTTTTGGGACTTGAGCCACTTCTTTTTCACGGCACCAACAACCTACGACGAAAAAGCATCCAAAAAGGCTTTTAAAGAGGATACAGCCGAAATTCTTAAAAAAGTAAAAGACATCATTCTACATATTGACGATTTTACCGTTACCGCTTTGCAAAAAGACATTAAAGGCTGGATTACCAGCAACGACATTGGTTTTGGCAAAGTGATGATGCCGCTACGTTTGGCCTTAGTAGGCGCTTTACAAGGCCCGGATGTGTTCGATATTATGTTTATGATTGGGAAAAATGAAACGGTTAAGCGTATTGATAACGTTATAAAGGTGTTGTAA
- the mnmG gene encoding tRNA uridine-5-carboxymethylaminomethyl(34) synthesis enzyme MnmG → MFNEEYDVVVVGAGHAGSEAAAAAANMGSKTLLVTMNLQNIAQMSCNPAMGGIAKGQIVREIDALGGYSGIVSDTSAIQFKMLNKSKGPAMWSPRVQSDRMRFAEDWRMLLEQTPNLDFYQEMVSRLLIENGKVVGVKTSLGIEIKAKSVVLTNGTFLNGLIHIGDKNFGGGRAGEKAATGITEQLVDLGFDSGRMKTGTPPRVDGRSLDYSKMTEQPGDDNPEKFSYLDVTKPLEKQRSCYMTYTSELVHDLLREGFDRSPMFNGRIKSLGPRYCPSIEDKINRFSDKDRHQLFIEPEGWNTVEVYVNGFSTSLPEDVQFKALRSVKGFENVKFFRPGYAIEYDYFPPTQLKHTLETKLIDGLYFAGQINGTTGYEEAASQGLMAGINASLKVQENDAFTLKRDEAYIGVLIDDLITKGTEEPYRMFTSRAEYRTLLRQDNADLRLTPKGYEIGLASKKRLNRMEEKHESAEKFVDFFQNLSVKPEEINPILVSKDSAPVKQSGKLFKIFARPNIEMDDVRKVDAVESYIQENNLDREIIEQTEIQVKYSGYIAKEKNNADKLSRLEYVKIPENFDYSQIKSMSFEAREKLKKIQPTTVSQASRISGVSPNDISVLLVYMGR, encoded by the coding sequence ATGTTTAACGAAGAGTATGATGTTGTTGTGGTTGGTGCTGGGCATGCGGGTAGTGAAGCTGCCGCTGCCGCCGCCAATATGGGAAGCAAAACCTTGTTAGTAACAATGAATTTACAGAACATTGCCCAGATGTCCTGTAACCCTGCTATGGGTGGTATTGCCAAGGGGCAAATTGTTCGTGAAATTGATGCTTTGGGTGGTTATAGCGGGATAGTTTCAGATACGTCTGCTATACAGTTTAAAATGCTCAATAAATCAAAAGGCCCGGCTATGTGGAGTCCGAGGGTGCAGAGTGATAGAATGCGTTTTGCTGAAGATTGGAGAATGCTTTTGGAGCAAACGCCGAATCTTGATTTTTATCAGGAAATGGTGTCTAGACTTTTAATTGAAAACGGAAAAGTGGTTGGTGTTAAAACTTCTTTGGGAATTGAGATTAAAGCGAAATCTGTGGTGTTGACTAACGGCACTTTTTTAAATGGACTGATTCATATTGGTGATAAAAACTTCGGCGGAGGAAGAGCAGGTGAAAAAGCCGCAACCGGAATAACGGAGCAATTGGTCGATTTAGGTTTTGATTCCGGTAGAATGAAAACTGGAACACCGCCACGTGTGGATGGTAGAAGTTTGGATTATTCAAAAATGACGGAACAACCGGGTGATGATAATCCAGAAAAATTCTCTTATTTGGATGTAACTAAACCGTTGGAAAAACAACGTTCTTGTTATATGACTTATACGAGCGAATTGGTTCATGATTTACTTCGTGAAGGTTTTGATAGGTCGCCTATGTTTAATGGTCGTATTAAAAGTTTGGGTCCTCGTTATTGTCCGTCAATTGAAGATAAAATTAATCGTTTTTCAGATAAGGATAGGCATCAATTGTTTATCGAGCCAGAAGGTTGGAATACGGTGGAGGTTTATGTAAATGGGTTTTCAACATCGCTTCCGGAAGATGTTCAGTTTAAAGCTTTGCGCTCTGTAAAAGGCTTTGAGAATGTCAAGTTTTTTAGACCAGGTTACGCTATAGAATACGATTATTTTCCACCAACACAGTTAAAGCACACTTTGGAAACTAAGTTGATTGATGGTTTGTATTTCGCTGGACAAATTAATGGAACAACAGGTTATGAAGAAGCAGCATCTCAAGGTTTGATGGCTGGAATCAATGCGAGTTTAAAAGTTCAGGAAAACGACGCTTTTACGCTAAAAAGGGACGAAGCTTATATTGGGGTTTTGATTGACGATTTGATTACAAAAGGTACGGAAGAACCATATAGAATGTTTACCTCGCGAGCAGAATATAGAACACTTTTAAGGCAAGATAATGCCGATTTAAGATTAACACCAAAAGGATATGAAATAGGATTGGCTTCAAAAAAGCGATTAAATCGAATGGAGGAGAAGCACGAATCGGCTGAAAAGTTTGTCGACTTTTTCCAAAATTTAAGCGTAAAGCCAGAAGAGATAAATCCGATTTTGGTTAGTAAAGATTCTGCTCCCGTTAAACAATCGGGTAAACTTTTTAAAATATTTGCACGACCCAATATCGAAATGGATGATGTTCGAAAAGTGGATGCTGTGGAAAGCTATATTCAGGAGAATAATTTGGATCGAGAGATTATTGAGCAGACTGAAATTCAAGTTAAATATTCTGGATATATCGCTAAGGAAAAAAATAATGCCGATAAGTTGAGTCGTTTGGAATATGTGAAAATTCCAGAGAATTTTGATTATTCACAAATCAAATCGATGAGCTTTGAAGCACGTGAAAAATTGAAAAAAATTCAACCCACAACGGTATCGCAAGCATCACGAATTAGTGGTGTGTCCCCTAATGATATTTCCGTTTTATTGGTTTATATGGGTCGATAA
- a CDS encoding DUF4175 family protein, translated as MSHFKTIQSKLEAFIRRFYTNELLKGTILFFTIGLLYFLFTLFIEHVLWLNTTARTVLFWLFVAVELGLLIKFVFIPLAKLFKLQKGIDYEAASKIIGKHFPEVNDKLLNVLQLHQSNEQSELLFASIEQKSMALTPVPFKLAVNFKRNLGYLKYAAIPVVILLLTFVSGNFNWFSDSYQRVVHYKTAYEPPAPFQFFVVNGNLNAIEHKDFKLIVKTAGEVVPETAQINYNNETYFLQQKAPGEFEYVFSQLGEPVTFQLSANTVTSKPYTVNVVETPSLLDFKMVLDYPNYTKKQDEILNSTGNAVVPEGTKITWKLQTKSTDEVFLFSKDTVLFITEKSNQFEISKQVFSNFDYSLSTSNQHLKHYENLGFNIDVVKDQYPEINVEMKQDSLDMQTLYFRGQVSDDYGFSKLQLVYYPINDENNKQEVVIPVSNSNISEFISAFPNEINIEAGVAYEMYFQVFDNDAVNRFKSAKSALFTYRKRTQDEEEQRRLKEQGETIQDLNKSLEKFDEQEKELNELTQTQKEKSDLNFNDKKKLESFFKRQKQQDEMMKHFNQKLKDNLEEFQKENPNEDEFKEALKERLKENEEKLKKDERLLKEIEKLQDKISQEELINKLDDLAKQNKNKKRSLEQLLELTKRFYVEKKLEKLRDDLEKLSDEQDEQINKPKEENTKEKQDELNEKFEEYKQEMDALEKESNQLKKPIDIPRDKLDEKEVDAEQQKAADELDQMEQQSPSENEENSEQNKSKESLQKAKQSQKKAAQKMKQMSEQMKGAMQAGGGEQMQEDMETLRQILDNLVLFSFDQEALMNQFKTIESSHNKYASYLVKQNNLKEHFEHVDDSLFALSLRQTKISEKVNKEITDVYYNIDKAMTLLAENQMYQGISNQQFAVTSANNLADILSDILDSMQESLSMSAGKGGQGDMQLPDIIMSQEQLNKMMQQGMKKGEQGKPKEGEGKQQGQGDNESEKEGEEGSKGKNGEQQGEGGKQSVEGEGSNEDMNGLLYEIYQQQQQLRNELEEKIKKEGLGGNGDALVRKMENIELELLNKGFTNQTLQKMMDLKHQLLKMQNATHQQGEEERRESESNKKQFSGTVNNQIPTAKEYFQTTEILNKQALPLQPVYKEKVQKYFKQQND; from the coding sequence ATGAGCCATTTTAAAACCATACAGAGCAAACTTGAAGCGTTTATTAGGCGATTTTATACCAACGAATTGCTTAAGGGCACTATTTTGTTTTTTACCATTGGGCTGTTGTATTTTTTGTTTACGCTGTTTATTGAGCACGTGTTATGGCTCAATACGACGGCGAGAACTGTATTGTTTTGGTTGTTTGTAGCGGTAGAGTTGGGGTTGCTGATCAAGTTTGTTTTTATTCCGTTGGCGAAGCTGTTCAAGCTTCAAAAAGGGATTGATTACGAAGCGGCTTCAAAAATTATTGGGAAACATTTTCCAGAGGTTAACGATAAATTATTGAACGTCCTTCAGCTTCATCAAAGCAACGAACAATCGGAATTATTGTTCGCCAGTATAGAACAGAAATCGATGGCATTGACGCCGGTACCTTTCAAATTGGCCGTAAATTTTAAACGCAATTTAGGGTATTTAAAATACGCCGCCATTCCCGTGGTTATTTTATTGCTGACGTTTGTTTCGGGGAATTTCAATTGGTTTAGCGATAGCTACCAACGCGTGGTGCATTACAAAACAGCTTACGAACCGCCAGCACCGTTCCAGTTTTTTGTGGTTAATGGCAACCTAAATGCCATTGAGCACAAAGATTTTAAATTGATTGTAAAAACGGCTGGCGAGGTAGTTCCGGAAACCGCCCAAATTAATTATAACAACGAAACCTATTTTTTGCAGCAGAAAGCACCGGGTGAGTTTGAATATGTGTTTTCGCAATTGGGCGAACCCGTTACGTTTCAACTTTCGGCCAATACGGTGACTTCAAAACCCTATACTGTAAATGTGGTGGAAACGCCGTCGTTATTGGATTTTAAAATGGTGCTTGACTATCCGAATTATACCAAAAAACAAGATGAAATACTGAACAGTACCGGTAATGCCGTTGTTCCCGAAGGCACTAAAATCACTTGGAAATTACAGACCAAATCGACCGATGAGGTGTTTCTGTTTTCAAAAGACACAGTGCTTTTTATTACTGAAAAATCAAACCAGTTTGAGATTTCAAAACAGGTGTTCAGTAATTTCGATTATTCCTTAAGTACGAGCAATCAACATTTAAAACATTACGAAAATTTAGGTTTTAATATTGATGTGGTTAAGGATCAATATCCTGAAATCAATGTGGAAATGAAACAGGACAGCTTGGATATGCAAACGCTTTATTTTAGAGGGCAGGTAAGTGACGATTATGGTTTTAGCAAACTACAACTCGTGTATTATCCCATCAATGACGAAAATAACAAACAGGAAGTCGTAATTCCGGTTTCCAACTCCAATATTTCCGAATTTATTTCAGCTTTCCCGAACGAAATCAATATTGAAGCTGGGGTAGCTTATGAGATGTATTTTCAGGTATTCGATAATGATGCCGTTAACCGATTTAAGAGTGCTAAGAGTGCATTGTTCACCTACAGGAAACGGACACAGGATGAGGAAGAGCAGCGACGGTTAAAGGAGCAGGGGGAAACCATTCAGGATTTGAATAAGTCTTTGGAAAAGTTTGATGAGCAGGAAAAGGAATTGAATGAGTTAACGCAAACGCAAAAGGAGAAATCAGATTTAAATTTTAACGATAAGAAAAAGTTAGAGTCGTTCTTTAAACGACAAAAGCAGCAGGACGAAATGATGAAACATTTCAACCAAAAATTAAAGGATAATTTGGAAGAGTTCCAAAAAGAAAACCCCAATGAGGATGAATTTAAGGAAGCACTCAAAGAACGTTTAAAAGAGAATGAAGAAAAGTTAAAAAAGGACGAAAGGTTACTAAAGGAAATTGAGAAGCTTCAGGATAAAATCAGTCAAGAGGAATTGATTAATAAATTGGATGATTTAGCGAAACAAAACAAAAACAAAAAGCGTAGTTTAGAACAGCTTTTGGAATTGACCAAGCGTTTTTATGTAGAAAAGAAGCTTGAAAAATTACGTGATGATTTGGAGAAATTATCAGATGAACAAGATGAGCAAATCAATAAACCAAAGGAAGAAAATACAAAGGAAAAGCAAGATGAATTAAATGAAAAGTTTGAGGAATACAAACAAGAAATGGATGCTTTGGAAAAGGAAAGCAATCAATTGAAAAAGCCAATTGATATTCCTCGTGACAAATTAGATGAGAAAGAAGTGGATGCTGAGCAACAAAAGGCGGCTGATGAATTAGATCAGATGGAGCAACAATCGCCTTCTGAAAATGAAGAAAATTCTGAACAAAACAAATCTAAAGAATCGTTGCAAAAAGCAAAGCAAAGTCAAAAAAAGGCAGCGCAAAAGATGAAGCAAATGAGCGAACAGATGAAGGGCGCCATGCAAGCTGGTGGTGGAGAACAGATGCAGGAGGACATGGAAACCCTTCGTCAGATTTTAGATAATTTGGTGTTGTTTTCGTTTGATCAGGAAGCACTAATGAATCAATTCAAAACTATAGAAAGCAGTCATAATAAATATGCTTCGTATTTGGTAAAACAAAACAATTTAAAAGAACATTTTGAGCATGTTGATGATAGTTTGTTTGCGCTTTCTCTGCGTCAGACTAAAATTTCCGAAAAGGTTAACAAAGAGATTACCGATGTGTATTACAACATTGATAAGGCTATGACTTTGCTTGCTGAAAATCAAATGTACCAAGGTATTTCTAATCAGCAATTCGCTGTGACTTCGGCTAATAATTTGGCAGATATTTTAAGTGATATTTTGGACAGTATGCAGGAAAGCTTGAGTATGTCGGCTGGTAAGGGAGGCCAAGGCGATATGCAGTTGCCCGATATTATTATGAGCCAAGAACAGCTGAATAAAATGATGCAGCAGGGCATGAAAAAGGGAGAACAGGGTAAGCCAAAAGAAGGCGAAGGAAAGCAACAAGGCCAGGGAGACAATGAAAGTGAAAAAGAAGGAGAAGAAGGTAGTAAAGGCAAAAATGGTGAGCAACAGGGAGAGGGTGGTAAACAAAGCGTTGAAGGTGAAGGAAGTAACGAAGACATGAATGGATTGCTTTATGAAATCTACCAACAGCAGCAACAATTGCGTAATGAGCTCGAAGAAAAAATTAAGAAAGAAGGATTGGGAGGTAATGGTGATGCTTTGGTTCGAAAAATGGAAAACATAGAATTGGAATTATTGAACAAAGGTTTTACGAATCAAACCCTTCAAAAAATGATGGATTTAAAACATCAGCTTTTAAAGATGCAGAATGCTACTCATCAACAAGGTGAGGAAGAAAGGCGAGAATCGGAATCAAACAAAAAACAATTTTCTGGCACTGTAAACAATCAAATTCCAACGGCAAAAGAATATTTTCAAACCACCGAAATATTAAACAAACAAGCTCTACCTTTGCAACCGGTTTATAAAGAAAAGGTTCAGAAATATTTCAAGCAGCAAAATGATTAA